A stretch of Carya illinoinensis cultivar Pawnee chromosome 14, C.illinoinensisPawnee_v1, whole genome shotgun sequence DNA encodes these proteins:
- the LOC122294332 gene encoding chloroplast envelope quinone oxidoreductase homolog isoform X1, with protein MSLDPIKMAGKLMKAVQYNAYGGGPDGLQHVEVPVPTPNKDEVLLRVEAASLNPFDWKVQKGMLRPFLPSKFPHIPASDVAGEVIEVGPGVKNFKVGEKIVAMTNPRNGGGLAEFAVTKESLTVARPPGVSAVNVVGLPVAGLTAHQALTQSAGIKLDGSDKKANILITAASGGVGHYAVQLAKLGNAHVTATCGARNIDLVKRLGADEVLDYKTPDGAALKSPSGRKYDAVIHCATGIPWSTFEPNLSPSGKVIDITPAPSSLITFALKKLTFSKKQLVPLILFPKGENLLYLVNLVKEGKLKTVIDSKYPLGKAERAWAKSIDGHATGKVIVEP; from the exons ATGTCTCTTGATCCTATCAAAATGGCAGGGAAACTCATGAAGGCAGTTCAGTATAATGCCTACGGTGGCGGACCAGATGGCTTACAG CACGTTGAAGTGCCAGTTCCCACTCCCAATAAAGATGAGGTCTTGTTGAGAGTAGAAGCAGCTAGTCTCAATCCATTTGATTGGAAAGTTCAGAAAGGCATGCTGCGGCCTTTTCTTCCTAGCAAGTTCCCTCACATACCAG CTTCTGATGTGGCTGGCGAGGTTATAGAGGTTGGACCGGGAgtcaaaaacttcaaagttGGTGAAAAAATTGTAGCTATGACTAACCCCAGG AATGGCGGTGGACTGGCGGAGTTTGCTGTGACCAAGGAAAGCTTGACAGTTGCAAGACCACCTGGAGTTTCAGCAGTCAATGTTGTTGGTCTCCCGGTTGCAGGATTGACAGCTCACCAGGCTCTCACTCAATCTGCTGGTATTAAGCTTGATGGAAGTGACAAGAAGGCAAACATTCTGATAACTGCTGCTTCAGGTGGAGTGGGCCACTACGCGGTTCAACTGGCTAAGCTGGGAAATGCACATGTGACAGCTACTTGTGGTGCCCGCAACATTGATCTTGTCAAGAGGTTAGGGGCTGATGAGGTTCTTGACTACAAGACCCCAGATGGGGCAGCTCTGAAGAGCCCATCTGGTCGAAAATATGATGCAGTTATTCACTGTGCAACCGGCATTCCTTGGTCTACTTTTGAACCTAATTTGAGCCCAAGTGGGAAGGTGATTGATATTACTCCTGCTCCTAGTTCCCTGATCACATTTGCCCTGAAGAAACTTACTTTCTCCAAGAAGCAACTGGTGCCACTGATCTTGTTTCCAAAGGGTGAGAACCTCCTTTATCTCGTTAACCTGGTTAAGGAAGGGAAGCTCAAGACAGTGATTGACTCAAAATATCCCTTGGGCAAGGCCGAAAGGGCTTGGGCTAAGAGTATTGACGGCCATGCCACTGGGAAGGTTATTGTTGAGCCTTAA
- the LOC122294607 gene encoding protein Son-like isoform X1 — MSRCFPFPPPGYEKRARIDDTDLLTKEKRKEKKHKKDKKGSRKREGKEKENENNKEKHSDKKNQKQKHKDKYRDRDKVKNLTSDEKSFAGQPESCKGERPVHNLLNGEIKHVQELARRIKDEERATENPMVQKITVTGQRKSEFPSRVVEGNVAHWDEGKGKTKEEKENGRKANGQRNHVDTKSLENGIDENLSVLHHRKVEGIAKLMEKDVEKLKDGKEKNKHKKSKGDKPRDKDREKKSKSKDKNRAKEKKREEKVKEISEQSKQLPKLEDSDSLDTCNTKPSDLPGMMGKSSFGVGNLGKRKELVKNGLTLDNGIRPQKLLRPICSSHPVLENGRKLEPCQNTSQVTCERQGGANNLLLDIKEHKSNGLVELQRPNACSVRSSSTLKVYENGEASTKPPLVGTQRPNACSISSSPPVQVHNNGGAPTKSPHPDSKYLIQILSIPKMEEWSDIGDQEWLFGGNCLQSEKPKAGSLQGSLQVEEAHHVWAEALQMGSADVYALPYVIPY, encoded by the exons ATGTCTCGCTGCTTTCCATTTCCACCTCCAGGATATGAAAAGAGGGCTAGAATTGATGATACAGACCTACTAACGAAG GAGAAGCGCAAGGAGAAAAAGCATAAAAAGGATAAGAAGGGCAGCAGAAAGAGAGAAGGTAAAGAGAAGGAGAATGAGAATAATAAGGAAAAACATAGTgacaagaaaaaccaaaagcaaAAGCACAAAGACAAGTACAGGGATAGAGATAAAGTGAAAAACCTGACTTCAGATGAGAAGAGTTTTGCAGGGCAACCAGAGAGCTGTAAAGGAGAGAGGCCTGTTCACAATCTGCTGAATGGTGAGATTAAACATGTGCAGGAGTTGGCCAGGAGAATCAAGGATGAAGAAAGAGCAACCGAAAATCCAATGGTTCAGAAGATTACTGTTACAGGCCAAAGGAAATCTGAATTTCCGAGCAGGGTGGTGGAGGGCAATGTTGCCCATTGGGacgaaggaaaagggaaaactaaggaagagaaagaaaatggcaGGAAGGCCAATGGACAAAGAAACCATGTTGATACAAAAAGTTTGGAGAATGGAATTGATGAAAACTTGTCTGTTCTGCATCACCGGAAAGTTGAAGGAATTGCAAAGCTAATGGAGAAGGATGTTGAGAAGTTAAAGGATGGGAAAGAGAAGAACAAGCACAAGAAAAGTAAGGGTGATAAACCTAGGGATAAAGATcgagaaaagaaaagcaaatcaaAGGATAAGAACAgggcaaaagaaaagaaaagggaggaGAAAGTGAAGGAGATAAGTGAACAGAGTAAACAGCTGCCTAAATTGGAAGACAGTGACTCCCTCGATACATGCAATACTAAGCCATCAGACCTTCCAGGAATGATGGGGAAGAGTTCTTTTGGTGTGGGAAATCTCGGAAAACGTAAGGAGCTTGTCAAAAATGGGCTTACACTTG ACAATGGTATTCGGCCTCAAAAGTTGCTGAGACCCATCTGCTCCTCTCATCCTGTCCTGGAAAATGGAAGGAAGTTGGAACCATGCCAAAATACTAGTCAGGTAACATGTGAGAGGCAGGGGGGTGCCAATAATCTTCTGCTGGACATCAAGGAGCACAAGAGTAATGGTTTGGTAGAGCTGCAAAGACCTAATGCATGTTCAGTGAGGTCTTCATCCACCCTAAAAGTCTATGAGAATGGTGAAGCATCTACAAAACCACCTTTGGTCGGGACACAAAGACCAAATGCATGTTCAATAAGTTCATCTCCTCCTGTACAAGTTCATAATAATGGTGGAGCACCTACAAAATCACCACATCCGGACTCCAAGTACCTGATTCAGATACTTTCTATACCGAAAATGGAAGAGTGGTCTGATATTGGTGACCAGGAATGGCTGTTTGGCGGCAATTGTCTACAATCAGAGAAACCAAAGGCAGGCTCTCTTCAAGGCTCTCTTCAGGTCGAAGAGGCACACCATGTGTGGGCAGAAGCTTTGCAGATGGGGTCTGCTGATGTTTATGCTCTGCCATATGTCATTCCATATTAA
- the LOC122294607 gene encoding protein Son-like isoform X2, whose translation MNRHSPSTQDGTQKEKRKEKKHKKDKKGSRKREGKEKENENNKEKHSDKKNQKQKHKDKYRDRDKVKNLTSDEKSFAGQPESCKGERPVHNLLNGEIKHVQELARRIKDEERATENPMVQKITVTGQRKSEFPSRVVEGNVAHWDEGKGKTKEEKENGRKANGQRNHVDTKSLENGIDENLSVLHHRKVEGIAKLMEKDVEKLKDGKEKNKHKKSKGDKPRDKDREKKSKSKDKNRAKEKKREEKVKEISEQSKQLPKLEDSDSLDTCNTKPSDLPGMMGKSSFGVGNLGKRKELVKNGLTLDNGIRPQKLLRPICSSHPVLENGRKLEPCQNTSQVTCERQGGANNLLLDIKEHKSNGLVELQRPNACSVRSSSTLKVYENGEASTKPPLVGTQRPNACSISSSPPVQVHNNGGAPTKSPHPDSKYLIQILSIPKMEEWSDIGDQEWLFGGNCLQSEKPKAGSLQGSLQVEEAHHVWAEALQMGSADVYALPYVIPY comes from the exons atgaataggcatagcccaagtacacaagatggtacaCAAAAG GAGAAGCGCAAGGAGAAAAAGCATAAAAAGGATAAGAAGGGCAGCAGAAAGAGAGAAGGTAAAGAGAAGGAGAATGAGAATAATAAGGAAAAACATAGTgacaagaaaaaccaaaagcaaAAGCACAAAGACAAGTACAGGGATAGAGATAAAGTGAAAAACCTGACTTCAGATGAGAAGAGTTTTGCAGGGCAACCAGAGAGCTGTAAAGGAGAGAGGCCTGTTCACAATCTGCTGAATGGTGAGATTAAACATGTGCAGGAGTTGGCCAGGAGAATCAAGGATGAAGAAAGAGCAACCGAAAATCCAATGGTTCAGAAGATTACTGTTACAGGCCAAAGGAAATCTGAATTTCCGAGCAGGGTGGTGGAGGGCAATGTTGCCCATTGGGacgaaggaaaagggaaaactaaggaagagaaagaaaatggcaGGAAGGCCAATGGACAAAGAAACCATGTTGATACAAAAAGTTTGGAGAATGGAATTGATGAAAACTTGTCTGTTCTGCATCACCGGAAAGTTGAAGGAATTGCAAAGCTAATGGAGAAGGATGTTGAGAAGTTAAAGGATGGGAAAGAGAAGAACAAGCACAAGAAAAGTAAGGGTGATAAACCTAGGGATAAAGATcgagaaaagaaaagcaaatcaaAGGATAAGAACAgggcaaaagaaaagaaaagggaggaGAAAGTGAAGGAGATAAGTGAACAGAGTAAACAGCTGCCTAAATTGGAAGACAGTGACTCCCTCGATACATGCAATACTAAGCCATCAGACCTTCCAGGAATGATGGGGAAGAGTTCTTTTGGTGTGGGAAATCTCGGAAAACGTAAGGAGCTTGTCAAAAATGGGCTTACACTTG ACAATGGTATTCGGCCTCAAAAGTTGCTGAGACCCATCTGCTCCTCTCATCCTGTCCTGGAAAATGGAAGGAAGTTGGAACCATGCCAAAATACTAGTCAGGTAACATGTGAGAGGCAGGGGGGTGCCAATAATCTTCTGCTGGACATCAAGGAGCACAAGAGTAATGGTTTGGTAGAGCTGCAAAGACCTAATGCATGTTCAGTGAGGTCTTCATCCACCCTAAAAGTCTATGAGAATGGTGAAGCATCTACAAAACCACCTTTGGTCGGGACACAAAGACCAAATGCATGTTCAATAAGTTCATCTCCTCCTGTACAAGTTCATAATAATGGTGGAGCACCTACAAAATCACCACATCCGGACTCCAAGTACCTGATTCAGATACTTTCTATACCGAAAATGGAAGAGTGGTCTGATATTGGTGACCAGGAATGGCTGTTTGGCGGCAATTGTCTACAATCAGAGAAACCAAAGGCAGGCTCTCTTCAAGGCTCTCTTCAGGTCGAAGAGGCACACCATGTGTGGGCAGAAGCTTTGCAGATGGGGTCTGCTGATGTTTATGCTCTGCCATATGTCATTCCATATTAA
- the LOC122294332 gene encoding chloroplast envelope quinone oxidoreductase homolog isoform X2 encodes MLHVEVPVPTPNKDEVLLRVEAASLNPFDWKVQKGMLRPFLPSKFPHIPASDVAGEVIEVGPGVKNFKVGEKIVAMTNPRNGGGLAEFAVTKESLTVARPPGVSAVNVVGLPVAGLTAHQALTQSAGIKLDGSDKKANILITAASGGVGHYAVQLAKLGNAHVTATCGARNIDLVKRLGADEVLDYKTPDGAALKSPSGRKYDAVIHCATGIPWSTFEPNLSPSGKVIDITPAPSSLITFALKKLTFSKKQLVPLILFPKGENLLYLVNLVKEGKLKTVIDSKYPLGKAERAWAKSIDGHATGKVIVEP; translated from the exons ATGTTG CACGTTGAAGTGCCAGTTCCCACTCCCAATAAAGATGAGGTCTTGTTGAGAGTAGAAGCAGCTAGTCTCAATCCATTTGATTGGAAAGTTCAGAAAGGCATGCTGCGGCCTTTTCTTCCTAGCAAGTTCCCTCACATACCAG CTTCTGATGTGGCTGGCGAGGTTATAGAGGTTGGACCGGGAgtcaaaaacttcaaagttGGTGAAAAAATTGTAGCTATGACTAACCCCAGG AATGGCGGTGGACTGGCGGAGTTTGCTGTGACCAAGGAAAGCTTGACAGTTGCAAGACCACCTGGAGTTTCAGCAGTCAATGTTGTTGGTCTCCCGGTTGCAGGATTGACAGCTCACCAGGCTCTCACTCAATCTGCTGGTATTAAGCTTGATGGAAGTGACAAGAAGGCAAACATTCTGATAACTGCTGCTTCAGGTGGAGTGGGCCACTACGCGGTTCAACTGGCTAAGCTGGGAAATGCACATGTGACAGCTACTTGTGGTGCCCGCAACATTGATCTTGTCAAGAGGTTAGGGGCTGATGAGGTTCTTGACTACAAGACCCCAGATGGGGCAGCTCTGAAGAGCCCATCTGGTCGAAAATATGATGCAGTTATTCACTGTGCAACCGGCATTCCTTGGTCTACTTTTGAACCTAATTTGAGCCCAAGTGGGAAGGTGATTGATATTACTCCTGCTCCTAGTTCCCTGATCACATTTGCCCTGAAGAAACTTACTTTCTCCAAGAAGCAACTGGTGCCACTGATCTTGTTTCCAAAGGGTGAGAACCTCCTTTATCTCGTTAACCTGGTTAAGGAAGGGAAGCTCAAGACAGTGATTGACTCAAAATATCCCTTGGGCAAGGCCGAAAGGGCTTGGGCTAAGAGTATTGACGGCCATGCCACTGGGAAGGTTATTGTTGAGCCTTAA